The following DNA comes from Salvia splendens isolate huo1 chromosome 17, SspV2, whole genome shotgun sequence.
TACTTTGACTGAATTCAAACAAAGTTTTCTTTAACAAAGAAAGCAAAAGATACTCAATTCAAATTTTATCTTCCACTTTCGTTTTTTTCCCATCAACCTATTTGTACAGTTGTACTGAGTAAGTACTATTTAATACTTTTCGTACAACTATCTTTCTTTTGAATGGTAATTTGTTCTGGTTATGCATGGAGAAGCATGAACAGAACTAAGATAGACATGAGTTTTATTTGAATTGATGATAAGCTGGAAATCTACATAACCCAGTGATGGGGGGAAATGGCAGATTCTTGCATAACATTTAAGCCAACGCCTTCCAACAATTTATCTTTTCAAAGTGATGAAAGAAAGTAGGAACTGCAAAAACAAACATAAAACGAGATGAATGACCTCTTTCGTCTTCAGTCTGGATCTGAATTTAGCCAGAAGATCCTTAGTGGTCACTGGCGTCTTAGGCAGTAGAACAGCCCTAATTTCATCTTCAGTAACTGGTCCAGTCGCTGGTGCTGGCACACTTTTTGATGATGCAGGTGGCGTTGCACCTTTAGGATGAGCAACGCCTTTTGAGGATGAAACATTCTCGTCTTTTATAACTTTTGTTTCCTGTGTTCCAACAAAAGTTTTCACTGAATAAACTAACCACAAGGAAAAACCTAAATACCAAAATAAGAGTATAGGTGCTGCTACGCCAATTCAATCTCACATTTTCTGGTTTAACTTTCTTTAAAGGTGAACTATTAGGTGTTTTTAAGTCCTCATTGCTAACTTTTCTTTTCCCCTTGGACGATTTTGAAGTAGGTGGTGTCCCACGACCAGCTGTAGAATTTGTTGCTTTAAGGGGAGTGTTGTTATGAACCGGCTCTTCTTTTGGAGCTTCCTTTTTTGGGGTGAGACCAGGAGATATATCATCGTCCGCCTAACATAGGAGGAAAAATGAATCTTCCATATCAGCTGGGTTCAGAACCTTGATTTCAACAAATAACAATTTAAACTTCCTAAAATCTTTCATATTCCAAACAATGTAGTGTGCTAGTTTCCTAGAAACCATGTGCCGGACACTGGATGTTTATCAGGTAACAGAGCATCGGAAATTAATGATCACTGCACCATTAATTCAATAAAGACTTTTGAAAAAATATTGCAAACACCACACCACACAGTGTGTGTGAACTCCTCCAGATGAAATGAACAAACTGTCATGTCGCATCGAAGAACAtacatcatcatcgtcgtcgtcGTCATCCTCTGAATCAGAATCATTCAGCCCATTTGCTCGTCCAAGAAGCTTCTTCAGCTCTTTTCCAGATTTACTGAGCCCTCCCTCCTTATCTTCTTCATCAgcttcatcctcatcctcatcatccTGAGATAAACAAAATAAGACCAGAATAATACCATCATACAACCGAGGCTTCAATCACAACACATGCAATGGCACTAATGGAAGACAAAACATGTCATAAGCATTTAGTGGTTGCTTCTATTGGGAGATTGTTGCTGACAATTGTTACTCTTGGGGTGTCAAGAGTGAAGGtactatatatttaaatatgaatCCTCCTTGATGATGTTCAACCACCACCTACTCCATGTCTGCTATAAAACACACTAAACTAACATCACCGTGAAATTTCCAACAATAACAGGTAGGCACTCCAGAAATTAAATGACTGATTGATGGAACATCGGTTCATGCAAGAACATGGATCACTTAAACTTGCAACGTTGAGAAAGAATACAATTATTTACCACCGGAAGATGAGGTGTGAGGCGTTACAAAACCTCCTTTATGCATGCTCCAGGAAAATGGATGATTCTATCGAGCATTAGACATAAGAGGTCCCTTATTCCAGTGGGACAGATATATGACACCCAACTTAGTTCTAAAGGTAGTAGAAATGTAAATTATGACCTGCTTAATTTCTGGAGGTGCAGGGATCTCGGGGGCCAAATCTTCCCTTTCCTCAGGATCAATTCCAACTGCTTCATCGTCGTCTGTGAAAATTTCTTCATGCTCCCAATCATCACCTGGTGACGGTCAAATAACCACACCATTTGTGTCACTATTATGAATTTAGTTTACAACTGTAAGAAATGAGTCCACATTCAGCTCTAAGCATGAAGaattaaagaaagaaagaaggaaTAAAAAACTAGCCGTTAGAGTTAGTTAGTTTGTTAGAGTATGAGTTGTCATTGCTCAAGTTCTTGATTCTTGGCTCCAATTCGGTTAGGAGCAGTTACCTTTTAGTTTCTACTACTTAAATAGTAGTTTTGATTGTATCTAGAGTTAGTGAGTCAATCAATAAAAGAGAATTCCTTTTCTCCAAGAAACCTCTCTTTCTTCATCAAGATTAGTGTGTGTCTCTGTGTGCTCTGTGTGTGTGAGTTCATAACTGAGTGTGTGTGAATTCCAAAGAGTGTGTGAGCTTTGTGTGCTGTGTTAACAACAACAAATGGAGATTTAGTGAGTTAAAAATGTACGTCTTATATATCTAATAATATTCCCTTCAAAGGAAGTAAGGTGAGAATTGGAAGGCGTAAACTTTATTGGAAAACATATTGTTGAAAGATGCGTTTTAATGGTAAAGGAACACAGAAACAGAGAACTATTATGCTTGAACTTACAAGGTCTATATCAGAAATCTGGCATAGATAAATTAAAATCGAGGAACCAAGATATGTCTGTGGGATGACATCACCTGCAATTGTTAACTGACAATATGATATAACCATACctagtttttaattttcataCCAAGTACCAACTCAAACTACCACATGCACGTGGAGAATTCAGTAATACAGAGTCATGAGCGAAGAGAAAAAAGATCAACTCTTACCCTTCTCAATATCGTCATCATCAAAGTCAAGGTCACCACCTCTTAGACCTTCATCATCATCCCCACTTTTCTTGTTGAGACCCAACCTGCTTCTTCTTGCCgactcttcatcttcatcttcttctcctCTATCAGAAGCATTGGCTTCATCATCATCCCCTGTAGTTTTTTTGCGCCCCCTCCCACCACCAGCTGCACCTTCCCGATTGTCAAACTTCTCGACCTCACCAAAGGCTGTAGCTCCATTGTTTGCTGCTTTCATCATCCATCTCTGGTAACCATCAGCTGTTTTCCTTCTATTGTTCATCTTTTCCTCAGCTTCCTCCAAAGTGAGTTGCTTATATTGTGCCACTTTGTTAAAGTTGTACCTATAATAAAGAAGTATGGAGTGAATATTCAAACGAGCAATAGTATAGGTGAAAAGCGATATTTCTTACCAGGAACCAGCAGGAATAGCAACAAATTCCTTTCCTTGAAGCATTAGAAGATAATATGTGGCTGTCTGTGTGCCCTCAAGGTGACCATGGAACTGAAACTGGCCAGTTTCATCTTCCAGTAGCCAAGGTTTATTCTTAAACTTCTCCTACAAAGCAATATTTATGATGATTGGAATCAGTTATAGAATGACGAAAAACAAGATCTATGGAGAAATGTCGGCAGTAATCCTATTCTAAAGACACGAGTTCATTATAAGTACGAATAGCAAAGTtgagaaaatttgaaaataatggATTATTACCAAACAACAAGGCTACCGGAATAACATCGCAGTTGTATATCGTCACTGCTCATAAGAAAATGTAGGACACTGAACAATAAAAGGTACACATTCATGACCCAACTCTTTCACAAGTAAACTGAAAAACATAATTGTTTTAGCCCATTTTAATAAGTGAGAACTAGAAATCGATAGAGTAAAAGAAGTACCCTCAAACTATCAGTCACTTGGCGCCCCTGCAAACCTTCTCTCTGCAACAACCATTTATTCTCATCCTCGTAGGTGGAACCGTGTGGCCTCGAGTTGTTTAAGGCCATCCGCATCctcgtctcttaaccgtctcatctcttcactattcatgggccccactgtacttttcaccccatctcttaactaaagAGACAACACTtacatccctccatctcttaaccatctcatcccttaactattcattcaatttcattttttatttttatttccaacaagttcaattaatatatttttatttccaacaaattcaattaataaaaacacacttcattaaataaaaaaaaattacaacttaaaattctaaaaaaaataaaaaaccacataattaaaatcctaaaaaaataaaaaataaataatttaaaatcttccgctcactctctctaaattcaaaatctcaaaactcaaagaagcagaagaaagagttgtctaatgacgatcatgtgcgtctaccggttgccaaaatttgtccaaatgtgctccattagatcctcctggagttgggcgtgggcggtagaatcacgtgtccttgcccaaACACACAGCCGCTCTTgcaaagacggatgcactccactgcgaggcggactacttgcggtagagcttcctgGGTTTCAAGGTAgtaaccaatttcccgcctcaggtccttcgtcggcgacaatcatgttgtgcaagattatgcacgtatacatgatgttgaccatattctccataaaccacgtacgagccggggctttgataatgttgaatcgagcttggagaaccccgaacgctctaTCCACATCCTTGcaagcagcctcttgcttctgagCAAAAAGAGCATGTTTTTCGTTCATCGGCCTGTTGAATGTCTTCACGAAagttggccacttcggatagatgtcgtcggcaagatagtaccccattttatactggcggttgttagcgatgaagttgatggccagcgctttaccattcaaaacgtCGCTGAAGAGGTcagattggttgagcacgttgacgtcgttgttcgatccggggaccccgaaatgtgcatgccaaatccatagtcggcaacgacctcgagtataacagtggggtgggtgcctttgtggccgctcgtgtatgaccccctccacgccacaagGCAATTCTTCCGTTGCCAATGCacgcaatcgacgctgccaagcatcccggggaatccgtgcacttgttcgtgaagtcggagcagaaactgacaatctgcggtgcttggcttccggagaaattcgtcggtgaaggctgcccggacgcctttgcagaagttcatcaaacaaagtctcccagtgctttccccaatgtgcaggtattcgtcgaacaaatccgccgtttgtccagtagcaagatgacgg
Coding sequences within:
- the LOC121774673 gene encoding transcription initiation factor IIF subunit alpha-like isoform X1 is translated as MRMALNNSRPHGSTYEDENKWLLQREGLQGRQVTDSLREKFKNKPWLLEDETGQFQFHGHLEGTQTATYYLLMLQGKEFVAIPAGSWYNFNKVAQYKQLTLEEAEEKMNNRRKTADGYQRWMMKAANNGATAFGEVEKFDNREGAAGGGRGRKKTTGDDDEANASDRGEEDEDEESARRSRLGLNKKSGDDDEGLRGGDLDFDDDDIEKGDDWEHEEIFTDDDEAVGIDPEEREDLAPEIPAPPEIKQDDEDEDEADEEDKEGGLSKSGKELKKLLGRANGLNDSDSEDDDDDDDDADDDISPGLTPKKEAPKEEPVHNNTPLKATNSTAGRGTPPTSKSSKGKRKVSNEDLKTPNSSPLKKVKPENETKVIKDENVSSSKGVAHPKGATPPASSKSVPAPATGPVTEDEIRAVLLPKTPVTTKDLLAKFRSRLKTKEEKDAFSGIMKRISKIQKTNGATNYVVLRDNLS
- the LOC121774673 gene encoding transcription initiation factor IIF subunit alpha-like isoform X2: MLQGKEFVAIPAGSWYNFNKVAQYKQLTLEEAEEKMNNRRKTADGYQRWMMKAANNGATAFGEVEKFDNREGAAGGGRGRKKTTGDDDEANASDRGEEDEDEESARRSRLGLNKKSGDDDEGLRGGDLDFDDDDIEKGDDWEHEEIFTDDDEAVGIDPEEREDLAPEIPAPPEIKQDDEDEDEADEEDKEGGLSKSGKELKKLLGRANGLNDSDSEDDDDDDDDADDDISPGLTPKKEAPKEEPVHNNTPLKATNSTAGRGTPPTSKSSKGKRKVSNEDLKTPNSSPLKKVKPENETKVIKDENVSSSKGVAHPKGATPPASSKSVPAPATGPVTEDEIRAVLLPKTPVTTKDLLAKFRSRLKTKEEKDAFSGIMKRISKIQKTNGATNYVVLRDNLS